Proteins encoded by one window of Methanobacterium sp. CWC-01:
- a CDS encoding DUF2101 family protein, translating to MRQPMGIFSKFGELIINFFTLIGDSIFALLHLPGRIRKIDREEVKEKIKTEEIKAKIKETPKRAESMARDLKTTTKSRADTPHKESDDTLLISMPFTSEEKERTVFLLQIVSAGYLVVSMLYLFNFFSFIIYLIISALLAGYVIYVLFKKVKLMYGPDFPAYRDFFLMYILVGIILVLVGTNSYFVMAFSFQFFPSLSILIFALVAVAVVFLIFRIRYSRDFTFGKVVESGENTAYVKVDYDIRSNVKPDLYIVDNHFGAVIGDDVKLKVDDKILSGSGNKPVSIIAVMKKI from the coding sequence ATGAGGCAGCCCATGGGTATTTTCAGCAAATTCGGAGAATTAATAATTAATTTTTTCACTCTTATTGGAGACTCAATTTTCGCCCTTCTCCATCTACCGGGAAGGATCAGAAAAATCGACCGGGAAGAAGTTAAAGAAAAGATCAAGACCGAAGAGATCAAGGCCAAAATAAAAGAAACTCCAAAACGGGCCGAATCTATGGCTCGTGATCTTAAAACCACCACCAAATCCAGAGCCGATACTCCTCATAAAGAATCTGATGACACCCTTCTAATTTCCATGCCCTTCACTTCGGAAGAAAAAGAAAGAACAGTTTTTTTACTCCAAATAGTTTCTGCTGGCTATCTTGTAGTTTCGATGCTCTACCTTTTCAACTTTTTCTCATTTATTATTTACCTTATAATATCGGCTTTATTGGCAGGTTACGTTATCTACGTTTTATTCAAGAAGGTAAAATTAATGTATGGTCCCGATTTCCCGGCCTATCGTGACTTTTTCTTGATGTACATTTTGGTTGGTATAATACTGGTCCTAGTTGGCACCAACTCCTACTTCGTCATGGCCTTCTCCTTCCAGTTTTTCCCATCTCTTTCCATACTAATATTTGCTTTAGTTGCTGTAGCAGTTGTATTTTTAATATTCCGAATTAGATATTCCCGGGATTTTACATTTGGCAAGGTAGTGGAATCCGGAGAAAATACTGCCTATGTAAAGGTGGACTACGACATTCGCTCCAACGTAAAACCGGACCTTTATATCGTTGACAATCATTTCGGGGCCGTGATTGGTGATGATGTTAAGCTCAAGGTTGATGATAAAATTTTAAGTGGCAGTGGTAACAAGCCAGTGAGCATCATCGCGGTCATGAAAAAGATCTAA
- a CDS encoding RNA-binding domain-containing protein, giving the protein MNCKVRARSRVNPTEDLQKVIQSLSNVFGYDELELGEGYVEISGEVSCLLPLKEHLEKGRIRDTARKILLKGRSPGEINFKLSKQAAYVGKVNLVENELSSLGEIDVTIMAEDIDEVIDWLCEKEED; this is encoded by the coding sequence ATGAACTGCAAAGTCAGGGCTAGAAGTCGTGTTAATCCAACAGAGGACCTTCAAAAGGTTATTCAATCCTTATCAAACGTTTTTGGATATGATGAGCTGGAGTTGGGTGAGGGTTATGTGGAAATATCTGGGGAAGTTTCTTGTCTTCTGCCCTTAAAAGAGCATCTGGAGAAAGGTCGCATTCGAGACACTGCCCGGAAAATACTACTTAAAGGAAGATCTCCCGGGGAGATAAACTTTAAACTAAGTAAACAGGCGGCCTATGTGGGTAAAGTGAATCTGGTGGAGAATGAACTTTCCTCACTGGGGGAAATAGATGTTACTATCATGGCCGAAGATATTGATGAAGTCATTGACTGGCTGTGTGAGAAAGAAGAAGATTGA
- a CDS encoding 4-phosphopantoate--beta-alanine ligase: MQEIPKNHPRYQSLILRKKISEAHKAGVLAESGMIAHGRGEAFDYLLGEKTIPPAKRAIEVAAAQILLAQNPVISVNGNTAALSAREVIELSNKSGAKVEINLFYRTPERVDKIRRMLHNSGARKVLGTNDEDHLHLKGMEGPRSFVSAEGIYSADVVLVPLEDGDRAQALIANNKVVITIDLNPLSRTARSSSITIVDNLVRALPLLIQEVEKLKGEEQYKLEEMVRNFNNQVNLNDSLKAILGSYHADVKP; the protein is encoded by the coding sequence TTGCAGGAAATACCCAAAAATCATCCTCGTTATCAGTCCCTGATTTTAAGGAAAAAAATATCAGAAGCCCATAAAGCGGGTGTTCTGGCTGAATCAGGAATGATCGCCCACGGCCGGGGAGAAGCATTTGACTATTTACTAGGGGAAAAGACTATTCCTCCAGCTAAAAGGGCGATTGAAGTAGCAGCGGCTCAGATCTTATTGGCCCAAAACCCGGTTATATCAGTTAATGGTAACACTGCAGCCCTATCAGCCAGGGAAGTGATTGAGCTATCCAATAAATCTGGTGCAAAAGTGGAAATCAATCTTTTCTACCGCACCCCGGAGAGGGTGGATAAAATTAGGAGGATGCTCCATAATAGTGGCGCCCGAAAAGTTTTAGGTACTAATGATGAGGATCACCTTCACTTAAAAGGGATGGAGGGGCCTCGTTCTTTTGTCAGTGCCGAAGGGATTTACAGTGCGGATGTAGTGTTAGTCCCCCTGGAAGATGGTGACCGTGCTCAGGCCTTAATTGCCAACAACAAGGTAGTAATAACAATAGATCTGAATCCGCTGTCCCGAACAGCTCGTAGTTCTTCCATAACCATCGTGGACAACTTGGTGCGAGCCTTACCACTCCTGATACAGGAAGTGGAAAAACTTAAAGGAGAGGAACAGTACAAACTAGAAGAGATGGTGAGGAATTTTAACAACCAAGTAAATCTTAACGATTCCCTTAAAGCCATTTTAGGAAGTTACCATGCGGATGTGAAACCTTGA
- a CDS encoding TIGR00289 family protein produces MKAAVLFSGGKDSTLAVYKAQEMGWEVKYLVSIHSRNPHSYMFHVPNIHLDSILSEALDIPLLSIDTPGNKEEELKDLQRVLQDLKDNGIEAIFSGALSSTYQKSRIDGICQELGLDSVAPHWQRDPKEYMEEIIKLGFQVIITAVAAEGLDETWLGREINHKTLDELQVLHEKYGIHLAFEGGEAETLTLDGPIFKKKVIIQESEKIWQVDSGQLIVKRATLEDK; encoded by the coding sequence ATGAAGGCAGCTGTTCTATTTTCTGGTGGTAAAGACAGTACCCTTGCCGTTTATAAGGCCCAGGAGATGGGTTGGGAAGTTAAATATCTGGTATCCATCCATTCTAGGAACCCCCATTCATACATGTTCCATGTGCCCAACATACACCTTGATAGCATACTATCAGAAGCTTTGGATATACCACTACTTAGTATTGATACCCCTGGAAATAAGGAGGAAGAATTAAAGGATCTGCAGCGAGTCCTACAGGACCTCAAAGACAATGGCATAGAGGCTATATTCTCCGGTGCATTATCCTCCACTTATCAAAAGTCACGTATAGATGGCATTTGTCAGGAACTAGGCCTGGACTCGGTGGCACCGCACTGGCAACGGGATCCTAAAGAATATATGGAAGAGATCATCAAGCTGGGATTCCAGGTAATTATAACTGCAGTGGCTGCTGAAGGTTTGGACGAAACTTGGCTGGGTCGTGAAATCAACCATAAAACCCTGGATGAACTCCAAGTCCTGCATGAAAAATACGGCATACACCTGGCCTTCGAGGGTGGAGAAGCTGAAACTCTCACCTTGGATGGTCCGATTTTCAAGAAAAAGGTTATAATTCAGGAATCTGAAAAGATCTGGCAGGTGGATAGTGGCCAATTAATCGTCAAAAGAGCCACATTGGAAGATAAATAG
- a CDS encoding AAA family ATPase → MKVLGVTGMPGSGKSVISRVATDLGMRVVRMGDVIREEAQKRNESPGLVAVELRQEYGEFIVAQRCVEIIKDSLDNDVSYLIEGIRSPFEVRIFQNNFHGFRVIAVHSKPKTRFKRLKRRKRSDDSSDQDEFISRDQRELKFGIGDVIAMADYMIVNEGSKGKIKKLVRSMLKNELQSQG, encoded by the coding sequence TTGAAGGTCCTAGGAGTAACAGGAATGCCTGGTTCGGGTAAGAGTGTTATTTCTAGGGTGGCTACTGATCTAGGAATGCGAGTGGTGCGCATGGGAGATGTAATACGTGAAGAGGCCCAAAAGAGGAATGAATCTCCAGGTTTAGTGGCGGTGGAGTTACGTCAGGAGTATGGGGAATTTATAGTGGCCCAGCGTTGTGTGGAGATTATAAAAGATTCCTTAGATAATGATGTCTCTTATCTCATTGAAGGCATTCGCAGCCCCTTTGAAGTGAGGATATTCCAGAATAATTTCCATGGTTTCAGAGTTATAGCAGTTCATTCTAAGCCAAAAACTCGATTTAAACGGTTAAAAAGAAGAAAAAGGTCCGATGACTCCTCGGATCAGGATGAGTTTATTTCAAGAGACCAGCGAGAACTTAAATTTGGGATTGGTGATGTTATAGCCATGGCAGACTATATGATAGTCAACGAAGGATCCAAAGGAAAAATAAAAAAACTGGTAAGGAGTATGCTTAAAAATGAACTGCAAAGTCAGGGCTAG
- a CDS encoding peptidase — MDLGDGWEKKALIVVAVVVVLLLIYVFNPITPQPDAEFNNTSLSTPSIINMPYDQSTGNTTNPANGTSNVTVQLTAEQAKNIAIQARPGYTAGDPVQETIVIDGITIAVWKVPLSKLGSTSKTLYIDLTSGRIVKET, encoded by the coding sequence ATGGATCTGGGAGATGGTTGGGAAAAAAAGGCACTCATCGTAGTTGCAGTGGTGGTGGTGCTTCTTCTGATTTATGTATTCAACCCCATTACACCCCAGCCGGATGCCGAATTTAACAACACCTCCTTATCAACGCCCAGTATAATAAACATGCCCTATGATCAATCCACTGGAAATACCACTAACCCCGCCAATGGCACCAGTAACGTCACTGTCCAGCTCACAGCAGAGCAGGCAAAAAATATTGCCATTCAGGCTAGACCGGGTTACACGGCCGGAGATCCAGTACAAGAAACCATTGTAATTGATGGAATTACCATAGCAGTCTGGAAAGTTCCTCTTTCCAAGCTTGGTTCTACTTCTAAGACTCTCTACATTGACCTAACCTCAGGTAGAATAGTCAAAGAGACCTAG